The Arabidopsis thaliana chromosome 5, partial sequence genomic interval CCAAATATCATTACAAGGTTGAATTCGCCTCTTTTCAGAAAGTTGATCCATTGTAACCGAAGAAAGGTCGCTGccaaagaaaagcaaaacaaagaatttaaCTAACATTCTATTCATTGATCAAGTTTATAAGAACTAAAGAACATCGTGCTTTCATCTAAGTGTGTAtccatatattaatttatatagcCCATCATCAGCATCTAGCTTTAATCTAAATCAGCattctatatataagttcTTGAGAATGAGATCTTTCTTATGCAAAGCTTTGAATTTGAAGCAAAAGGGGACTTACCGGAGAATCGTAGAATTTGATATAAAAGCGAGAGCTGTCTATGGAGAGCTTAATTTGGAGAATCTCAGATATCGTCTCGCTAAGCTTCCCGTTTACGCCAGGTCCTAATCCCCCAATAGATATCAATTCTCCATATGCAGCAGGTTCCTCGGTACCGGCAAATGCAATGGGCACTCCACTGTTAAGCAGTATCATCACAtactgaaaacaaagaagaaaacagacgTAGCCCACAAGTTAAGACCACAACACAAGCTTAAGAATCCTTTAGTGATATTGTCAACATACTGTATTATTGGTTTCCACAAAGTTCCATGAATTAGTAAATTGGTAATCTAAAGGGAACTCTCAAGAGTTAAGTTATGAGGAATTGCAATTCAGAGAGGAATTCCATCGAACACTTCATGTGCATAATACAACCAACGTCATGAACCTTATCAACAAAAGGAAATTTCTATTCTACTCTGCTTTCATGTaatcaaaacactaaacaggaacaaaatttgaagttttaatttatgaattaGCGTAGAAATGGCCGAAACAGAGGGTTAGAGTTGGTTACGGATTCAGGTTTGCCGATGATTTTAGCGACGGCCTTAGTGGCGTCCTTGAGGATGTCTGAGCAAGTGACGGCGTCGACTGGTATGTTAGTGAAGAGATTCAAAGTGGGCAtctttttgaagtttctcCTTTTCccgacaaaaccaaaaccagtGTCTTTCAGTTTGGATATGGAAGTTGGGATAACGGTAAGAGCAGAACCAAAACCAGTGGCTTACCAGTTCATTtacttttatctttaaaattgaaattaaaaatcgATATAAAATTGGGCAATATAAAGTTATCAAACCGGAATCCCATGGGCCTACAATGCAAATTTCAGCCCAAAtgtaaaatatcaattttattttttttacattttggaGGGGACCAATAGAGAGTTATGTTTTTCCtaatttcgattttttattttattttggaatgaGCATGGAGAATCATGCAATCGCATAACTCTTTCACTTTTGTCTTTCCATGCTTATGATAAGCTTTTAACGTTTTTCGGATCCAATGAATGAGTAAGGAACGAGAGAATAAGTGACTATCTAGATAACCATAAGAAAAGAATTTATGATTTCTTTCTAATGACAATTGGCTTGAATTAGTATTAGCATCACTTATACTCGAACAATCAAAATCGGCTTAAAGACAATTGTTGTATAAGCAATCACAATATGTAAGCCCACACTAGCTAAATCCCATTTTCTAAATACTACCAATATTACTAAAACtgtgtttttcattttttttatttttttgttatttatgaATCCTGACTCCTGACCTCAAAattgtatgtgtatataatgATTTGTATCATAGTATCTTTATTTCATATTTCATTTATTGAAACATAAGACATTAAGTCACAATAAAGTGTATTATAGATTTGTCCGTACATACTCgaagtatgtttttttttttttcttactctcAATCTATCAATCTAACATTTATCTTTTGAATTGTCTATATTTATCTAGTTAGTTACTTgtcttatttgtttgttttccttctttggATATCAACAGTTTATCATAAGCATGGAAGGCAATCTATGAAAGAGTTGTGCTATTGCATTATTACCCATgctgataataaaaaaaaaattagaatttgaAATATAGAGCAAGACATAGATAGTTTTAATGGTCCCCTCCAATCTGTAAGAGAAGAAATAGTTCACTTGTTGTTTGTAACTATTTGGGTTACTTACTCTTGAGCCATGACCCATTTGATAAAAATCTATAAGTTCACATTTTCAGATCTGCCTAGTCTCatgtagatttttttcttagctATAAGTGTTTTCATTTTACTTGGTTTTTCAATATCCAAATGAATGGTTAAATAGGGTTTTATAAGATGAGATATGTTTTCTGTAgagttgtttttctttttgctgcCTACAACatgtatttcatttttgtgtatCATCTATGATATATATTCTCGTGTGGTTTATGTTAACTTATagtataagaacaaaaaatggtAAGACCCATTAGATGTGGCCGAAATAACTACATGGTAAGATAATTGTAAACAAGTTGTCTACAATGTCTGATTGtacaaatgaaatatttttgaattttataggACAGTCAGAATTATGGTATTCGagggttttaagttttaacataGCCGCATTCTTTCTAATTACGTATAAAGGTCATCAAGCTGTGAATTATAAACACTGAAAACGACAGCTGAGATattcttcaaaatcattttttcttttatttcaacaatttcttcttctactatatataaacaaataaatgtcACTTTTTTCATTCTTCGTGTTAGTCATGTTATCTAATCCataatccttttaaaatccacATAAATAAATACTCAAAATACGACTCACAACAGGGGAGCCACATAGTTTTATCTCTGTAGTCAcatatttttatctctttagTCACAGAGTTTTATCTATTTAGTTTTATCTCTCCTTAATGTCCTTGACGTAGCAGTATCCGGGTATAAAGTACATCAATCACACATGCTGCAACGATTGAAATTATTAATGTACTTTTATCCAACAAAACTTTTACGGGAAAATGGTAAAGAATTAGtaaagaaatggaagagagGTCACATGTTGACATAAGAATAacataagaacaaaacttaCTTTGGAGCAGTGCCATAACAAGGTTTATCCTGTTTTTTCTTGAGGTTCAAATTCCCTCCAGCACAACTTCTTTAGATAAGAAAAATTCTCTACATTTCAAAGTTCTacgaagatttttttttgtctaccGACTTTTCTTGCAAgttcctttttaatttaatttatttgggTTTATTTCGTTTTAAGTATATGTAATCACAATGTTTTAatacaatttcaattttgatatagACGGATGACTCGTGGGTATCATATCTCATATAATGGAATATCtaacataaaataaacaaacatatctAAATAGAAA includes:
- a CDS encoding Tautomerase/MIF superfamily protein (Tautomerase/MIF superfamily protein; INVOLVED IN: inflammatory response, response to other organism; LOCATED IN: chloroplast; EXPRESSED IN: 22 plant structures; EXPRESSED DURING: 13 growth stages; CONTAINS InterPro DOMAIN/s: Tautomerase (InterPro:IPR014347), Macrophage migration inhibitory factor (InterPro:IPR001398); BEST Arabidopsis thaliana protein match is: Tautomerase/MIF superfamily protein (TAIR:AT5G01650.1); Has 970 Blast hits to 970 proteins in 245 species: Archae - 0; Bacteria - 199; Metazoa - 419; Fungi - 25; Plants - 143; Viruses - 0; Other Eukaryotes - 184 (source: NCBI BLink).), yielding MPTLNLFTNIPVDAVTCSDILKDATKAVAKIIGKPESYVMILLNSGVPIAFAGTEEPAAYGELISIGGLGPGVNGKLSETISEILQIKLSIDSSRFYIKFYDSPRPFFGYNGSTF
- a CDS encoding Tautomerase/MIF superfamily protein (Tautomerase/MIF superfamily protein; INVOLVED IN: inflammatory response, response to other organism; EXPRESSED IN: 22 plant structures; EXPRESSED DURING: 13 growth stages; CONTAINS InterPro DOMAIN/s: Tautomerase (InterPro:IPR014347), Macrophage migration inhibitory factor (InterPro:IPR001398); BEST Arabidopsis thaliana protein match is: Tautomerase/MIF superfamily protein (TAIR:AT5G01650.2).), whose protein sequence is MPTLNLFTNIPVDAVTCSDILKDATKAVAKIIGKPESYVMILLNSGVPIAFAGTEEPAAYGELISIGGLGPGVNGKLSETISEILQIKLSIDSSRFYIKFYDSPVSPLLLQIQSFA